GAGAAACCACAACCTTGAAAGCAATTACGGTAATACCTCGGTGCTAATCACTATGTTGGTTGCGCCTCAAGGTTAACACATCTCCAATTTCAGACGTGCACTCATCAGAAAATGGACTAGAACCGATGAGAAGAATGCACATAATAGAagaataatttaaaagaaaatataaaaaggaAATCAAGTTGTTATGTCTCTTCTCTCAGGTCTGGTTTGTGTTAAATAGCAGTGGAGAGGAGGACAAGAATGGTCAGAAGACTTGAATGGTCTGAAACAAACGTTCACAAACTGAACGATTATAAAACAAACGGTCACAAACTAAAtggtcacaaaaaaaaaaaaagaatgaacagTCAACAAAATACTAATAAaaagatttaataaaaattttattaaaaaataattaaaaagataagtaataaaaaatttagttcTTTTTCGCGCAAGCGCGGTTACCCAAACCCGCCCGACTAAATGGACGAGCGGCAGCGCACGCGTGTGATGAAAGGGTTATACTTGTTAACTTTGGATTCTGATCTAGAATGCCTTGATATTTATACCCTCTAGGCAATTCTAAATCTATCCATGTGGGACAAAACTTCCCATTCCCCTCAACTTTCCTATGAGCCTAAGcctaaaagtcatttccaacaaTCCCCCGATAAATGATAGTTACTGAAAAGTTAACAAGTAAATGATGTAAAAagattatttgaaaaaattgttCTTTGAAAAAGTTGTTCTGAGTAAATAAAGGAGATTaaacttaaacatcaatatctaaggatttgaattgatgcatagtgaagTAGGGCAATAACCTTGTTAGAGAGAGTGAGTtacttcttgaactttcaataacactggtgttggggttgatgccctaaatcttgtagggtcctatagtttgtaattgtaatgtactaatggtttatttatgtaataaaatatttgatgttttatttcaaaattagttgtgttaaccacaaaccaacaaactaacatccaaggttatcttgtagcttaaacatgtatatagagacatacgggtggatcatgtttaagtgataacctaaatggtctgtagtagatggataaggatggataccttatcctagtgacactacgagtatgacctgttttgtagatgttacaattgttgtaagtgCTACAAaggatctgatcttgatcattcacatggagacatgtgagtggggatattctataaaaaggagtttgtataagaccgaaccacgaaatatttagtctcattatataatgcccttcacaatagagacttacatttcactaggatgatcctaggtaacatgacttaaatcctgagtgagttgtgaactcttgcctatgaaggcggtcctttgatttatatgggtgagagtggccagatcgccgactcaacaaactcaccattttggggatttgtctgactggggagctaggaacacaactacacaagaaggaattcactctttccccaacgttaggggtaagtagataaactactcatttaaggactgattttgaggcttgaacaatgtggcgcgaCACTCTCTCCTAGCCCaataggggtttagtcatagttggactatgttttattgttcattagatggatcagcggtacttaaggagttagaagtaactacaagggcaaaacggtaattttggcctagttgtacttacgagcaatttgtgaagggtcatcgtacagttgattgattatatccaatggacacagaaatatatctgtagtgtgaagagtacaactgacggtctttagtggagtgcccgtcAATTAacgaattaaaattaaagagtttaattaattattgacgtaccgttggagcttcaagctacaggtccatgaagtcccctCAGTAGTTCAATGGGttttaatgagaatcagtttttgaattaatttgaattgttcaaattaattgaagaaattaattatatgtgatataattaatttaatttaattctatataatataattactataatgtatttgatacattataatattaagtgtTTAtgtgaggaaataaatatttgaatatgattcaaatattaattatatgaattggattcatatggttaaaattaatataaatgtgatttatattaaaagccattggtgagagaaatgtatgctatatttgatataacatatagcttaatatatattatatgataaggtagttatcatataaatataaatattaaataatttattaaataaataaataaatttaatttaattaatttatttttgatttaatgttatttgggagggagttgtaactcgtttccccatcttttctctccagaTTGTGTATGTGGGTTGGTTAAACTTTATTTCTCTGTGTGttgaagaaagaaaacatagaaaaattACACAAGGTAGTTCTAAGATCTTAGATTAGATCtcagacttttcttctcttctcctcTCCCAATCCCTTTCCtcaccaaaatagtcaaaggccactcctcctggattctcatctaGAGAATACCGAGATTGcttttgtggtagtgtcctttTGGTGTTTGTGTTTTTCACAGTGAAGAAGATTTTGTTCTTTAAGGGCAAGTCTTCCattccctttttttcttcttagttTCTCAAgtatgttgtatgtttttttttaattaaatgcatgatctGTTCTGTTTCTCTGTAAAATTGCGTTctgtaaattttttagaattgggACGATTTGCTTCTGATGCGGACCCTTCGCAGGGATCTTTCAACTGGTTAAGACCCCCACAACACGTTTTACTCCTAGTCTTCTTTCAATTTTGCGATATAAAGTGTGCTTATTATGaccatacatataaacctcggGTCACCGTGAAACCTTTAGAAAGAGACCTTTAAACTCTTTTATAGAAGGTGACCACACCTCCACTATCATGTTAGATGCTTCATCAAGTTTGTTAGAGATAAACCACTCAAACTAAGCTatgaagatttaattatttAGCCCGTCTCAGGACCATCTTCATCAAGTCTATCAAAAACAAACCACTCAAACACTgagttatgaatatttcatcattatcCATCAAGTCACATCAGGACCACCTAAAGAAAGGGCTATAGATCATTAAAGAATTTTAGTATTATCCATCAAGTCCATCCTAGGACCACTCACATTACGGACTATGATCCATCAAGTATATTGTAATAGACCACCCAAAAAAAGGGCTATGGACCATCAAGTCTATTACAATAGACCACCCAACCAAAGAGATATATATTCCTAATAAAAGAGCTATAGAATCCTATAAGGATTTAAGCCCCATGTTTACTGatgattctaaaattattttccttgcTAGGCCTTTAGTCAAAGAATCAACCAAAATTTTCTCAGACCTCATAAATTTCAAGGAAATAATTCCTCCCATTAACAATTATTTCATAGCTCCATGCTAAGAGATATATGTCTCATTCTCGGCAATACCTATGACAGCCTGTGAATCACAATGCATAGAAACTGGTATCGATGCCCTTCACAATGGTATATCCCGTAGTAGACTTCTAAGCCATTCAGCCTCATGTCCTGCTAGTTCTAGAGCAATAAATTTAGATTCCATAGTGGCTTAGCTATGCAAGTATGTTTTGCAGACTTCCATGATATTGCTCCTTCGAGTAAGAATACATATCCACTTGTAGAACTGATCTCGTCATTATCAGATACCCAGTTTTCATCACAATAACCTTCTAATACAGTAAAGAATTTGTTAAAATGCAAACAATAGTTCATGGTTCCCTTAAGATATCTTAATATACGACGAAGAACACTCTAATGATCCTTATCAAGATTATGTATATATCTACTCAATCTACTCACAACATATGCAATATGAGGTCTAGTATAGTTCattaaaaacataacactaCCTATAATCTTTGCATATTCAAATTGAGATACACAATCACCTTTATTTTTCCTTAAGACTTATACTAGCATCATATGGAGTTCTTGCAGGAGGATAATCAAAATAGTCAAACTTCtttcataatttttcaatgtagTGTGATTGACACtgagaaaaatcattttcagTTTTTCTTATGTTAACACCAAGTACTAGTCAGCTtcccctaaatctttcatttcaaaatgaGAAGATAATAAGAATTTGGTATTACGTATTGTCTCTATGTTTGTTCCAAAGATGAGCATATTATCAACATACAAATATATGATCACACACTCAGCTTTGAACAACTTTGAATAAACACATGTATCTGAGGAGTTTACCTTAAACCCATCAAAGTATCATTAAATTTTTCGTACTATTATTTGGGAGCTTTTTTAAGaccatataaatattttttttagtttacatACTTTCTGACCCGGCTACTGTAAAGCCTTCAGGTTGTACAATATAGACTTCTTCTTCTAGATCACCATTGAGGAATGttgtttttacatccatttagTGAATTAGAAGTTCAAGGATAGCAGCTAGTGCAATCAGGACTCTAATAGTAGCTATTTTTGTTATAGGGGAATACATGTCAAAGTAGTCAATACCTCGTTTTTGTGTATACCCTACTACTACCAATCTAGTCTTGTATCTTTCAATTGAACCATCTGGCctcattttccttttgaaaatcCATTTGCACTTTATAGGCTTACTTTCTTTTGGAAGATCTATTAAGTTTCAAGTTTGATTCATGATTAGAGTATCCAGTTCACTCTTAATAGCTTCCTTCCATAAGCTAGAGTCTATAGAACTTCAAGCTTCTTGGTAGTTCTAGGATCCTCATCTATTAGATACATATATGTAAACTGATAATCTATATCATTTGGCATCTCAACTAATAAAGTAGTTCAAAAATCAGGACCAAAATTTTTCTCAGCTCTCTGTCTCTTACTTCTTATACGTTCTATATCTAGCATTCTATCCGTGGTGCTGACATCTACAATGTTAGACATACTACTAGAAGTTatattatttcttgttttatgcATGCTATTAGATAAGAAAGACATAGAAACATAACCATTCTCACAATTAGTCATTCTAACATATTCAGTGTTTCTTCTTTTCAATGgaaaaacatgctaaaaaaattATGCGTCTCTATATTCACATACGAATCTATCATTCAAGCAAATAAATTTGTATGCAGCACTATCTTGAAGCATAACCAATAAACACACAATCAAAATTTTTAGATCCTACCGTAGGTTTTTTAAATGcaagatatggtactttagctaaacatccCCACACCCTTAGGTAAGAGAGATTAGGTGCATATCTTTTCCAAAGTTTGTAAGGTGTCTTATCCAGTTTCTGTGAGGTACTCTGTTAAGAATAACATATTATCAGACAATTCAGAACTTAACAACATAACATTCATTATCTCCTTAAGAGTTCTATTTTTACGTTCTActataccattttgttgtggtgaaTAAGATgcaataaattcatgaataatgaCATTTGATTCACAAAATTCTTTAATTGTATTATCACTGTATTCACCATCTCTATCTGTCTTAACCTTTTAATCTTCTTATCTAATTGATTCTCTACTTCTACTTTATATTTCAAAAGCATACTACGAGATTCACCTTTGTCTTTAAAAGATAGATTTTGGTATATCTAGAAAAATCATTAACAAAAGAAATGTAGTAATTTTTCCCACCTTTACTTATGGTGTTTTTGAAATCAGCTAAATCCGAGTGAATCGGTTCTAGTAATTATGTACTTCTAGATGTGACAGGTTTAAAAGGTTTCTTGATAAACTTTGTTTCTACACAAATAGGACATTTACTAGTTTCATGTGTTTCAGAtgcattaatcaattttaaatcctTAAGTTTTTTAACTTATGCAAGATTCACATGACCTAGTCTACCATGCCACATATCAAAAGACTCAACTATGTAAGTAGAATTAGAAGCATTGACATTCATCATATTTGTAATAGAGATAGTATTCAATACAAAAAGACCATCAGTAAGATATCTCTTACCAACAAAATCTCTATTTTTAGAGAGGACAATCTTGTCAGCTTCTAGGACAACCTTAAGCCCAGTCCGATTCAACAGACTTCTAGATACCAAGTTCCTACGTAAGGAAGATACATACAATACATTACTTAAGGATAAAGTTTTTCCAgaggttaattttaaaagaaccttCCTTTTTCCAAGCACTCCTACTGTAGCCGAGTTACTCGTGAACACACATTCTCCATCAGTAGTGTCCTCGTAGTCATGGAAGAGCTCTCGGTTTGAACAAAAATGTCTCGAAGGTCCAGTGTCAAGTATCCAGTCGATTTTTTCCACTTGACTTGCTTCCACAATCGGATTAGCTTATGGTGTGAGTTGTTGATTTGACCTTCCTTTCCTTTGACTGCATTGGTAGAATTTGTGCTCAGGTGTCTCGCAGACAtagcaaataattttttttttcttttcaatcttcCCACCAACAGTTTTATGACATCCATTCTTCTGAGAAGaactatttttccaaattgctttttatgatttttagaCCTATCTTTGTGAATACCAGAAGATTCAACCAAATTAGCATTAACtgaatttagatttaaaaaaattagattatCTTTTAGCTTGTTGGCTTCTTCCATGCGCATGTGACTGATTAGCTCCTAGAGTGTcagatccttttttttttgtgtttcagATGATTTTTGTAGTCGCTCTAGGATGGGGAAAATTTCTCAAACAGTATATTTGCTTGGAGAACCTCACATATTTTCATGCCATTGGTCAAAACGTTGGACACCAAATTTTCATATTCATGTATCTGCTCCACTGTCGGTTTCTCGTGTCATTTAAAATTGTAGCCAATTACCAACAACGTACTTTTTGCGACCAACATCATCTCCTCCATATAAGGACTCCAATGTACTCCAAATTACCCTTGCAGACTTTTAGATCATGAACAAATCGAACATCGAATCTGTCATATGATTCAACAGATGGCTACAAATTGTTTTGTTGTCTTTCTCGTACTTATCAGGATCAATCGCGGAGGACTGATTTGATTGGTCAGAAACATCAAGAGGTTTGTTTGGAGGATTCTGGATTAGAGATAGTGGTCACCTTCTCGGTATCAGTAGACACTTCTGTGGTGAGGATGTAATCAATCTCCAACTGCTTGAAGAAGATTAATAATTTCTGAGTCCAGCGGCGATAATTTGCTCCATCTTTGGTTCGAGCTTGGATAAATTGGGGAGAACCTTTCCATTCTTGGTCGATATTTGGTTAATTGTTTTCAGATTGTTAGAACAGATGTCATGAAAGGTTGTTGTGCCGTGGAGAAACCACTGTCCTGAAAGCAATTACGTGCGACTTTGATGCTAATCGCTATGCTGGTTGCTCCCCAAAGTTAACACAGTCTCCAAATTTAGATGTGCACTCATTGGAAAATGGACTAGAACCGATGAGAAGAATTCTCAGAACAGAAGaagaatttagaagaaaacaaaagaaagaaatcgAGTTATTGTGTCTCCTCTCTCAGGTCTGATATGTGTTAAATAGCAGTGGAGAGGAGGTCACAAACGGTCAGAAGACTCGAACGGTTTGAAACGAACTGTCACAAACTGAACGATCACAAAATGAAAGGTCACAAAACGAATGATAACAAACCGaacggtaaaaaaaaaaaaaatagtcaacaaaatactaataaaaagatttaataataaaaatgttattaaaaacTAATGgtaagtaataaaaatttggaTCTTTTTCGCACAAGCGCGGTTACCTGAACCTGTCCGTCTGACCAGACAGACGATGGCGACAGTGCATGTGGTGAAAAGGTTGTAGTTCTACCACCaacacactttggattctcatttAAAATGACTTGGTATTTATACCCTCTAGGCAATTCTAAATCTATCCATGTTGGACAAAACTTCCCACCCCTCTTAATATTGCTATGAGCTTAAGcccaaaagtcatttccaacaaaaattcttaaaaatatttacaactaataacaaaatatcacagtctatcgaCTATTATCCGTGTTTGacatagatagtagtctatcactgtATCatagatagactgtgatattttgctgttatttgtaaatattttggttcattttcctatatttgaaaacaatcctaataaaattaccaaaaagggaagtagaaaaataaaagtgagAGAAAACTCCCAATGCAATGTATAACGATTATCCATAAAAggattcaattttgaattttacatGCATAATTTCACATGTTGAACCAAAATAGAAATGatcattaaattaaacataaaaagaaaaaaaaaatcaaaatgcagaGAATTAATGATGATATTGATCCTGCATTTAAATGATCATCATGCACAagtaactaaaattaattaatgagtccttaaattaaatgagattcaaaatctTGAAGTTGCTCCAAATCTGTCACTACTTGATACATTGAAGGTCTGTGTTTAGGGTCTTCTGAGAGACATTTAAAAGCAAGTTTAGCTGTTGTGATTGCCTTCTTTACACCACACTGATCTCCCGCAATTCTACTGTCCATTATCCTCATGATTCTTCTGTTGCTAATATTAGGCTTTGCCCATTCTACCAAATTTTGTTCTCTTGGAGGCTTTGTTGTATCCAATGCTCGTCTTCCACATAATATCTCGAGTAAAACCGCTCCGAAACTGTACACGTCGCTCTTCGGTGTCAAATGACCTAATTTCAAAACCAAACTCAACTTTAGCAATTtcaaatgcatatcttgtttggTAGCATTTCTGTTAAAGAACAAATCTCCTTCTCTCTTGgttcttatttcttattttgtgaGTGAAAAATGTAAAGTTTTTACATGaatataaaactttaaaatcaaatatagaaaatttttatATCATATGTATGGTTTTAGAAGAAGAATAATAAAACAATACGCATTTATATATGTTCCgcaggaaaaaaaatagaaaaaaagaaatttgagcCCCATTTAACAGTGGTTTTGTTTctgttttataattttcaaatttatgttccTAAGTTCTCAATTTCTCTATTATGATTTTTACCTATTTCAAGAAatacttgaatttttaaataaattctaaaaccaaaaacaaaattttgaaaaatactgttttttagttttgaaaacttgGGGTAGAAAAAGTGGATGACCATATATAGGAACGTACATGGAGAATAGTATTTATtaggttaatttttttaaaaaaaattcaataaaactaaaaaccaaatagttatcaaaagaGATTTTGATTTTCTACACAATTTTTGGACACGTCatatttgtgaaaaaaaaaagtaaaaacaagaaacatCATGAATCTACAAAACgattctatttaaaaaaaactaaagaacAACAACACACCAAAAACAAGAACGTTATTATACGAGCACCTCAAATACGTATTAAAAATGAATGGAACAAGAAACATCTTGAATAGTTATAAAACgcttcaatttcttaaaaaaaaaaaaattaaagaacaagaaacaaaaacattatTAAATAGGCGCCTAAAAAACGTattaaaaatgaatgaaatgcGGCATATACCTGTGGCCATGTATTCGGGAGCTGCATAGCCATAAGTACCCATACATCTTGTGGAAACATGGCTTTGATTGCCCACTGGCCCGTCCTTAGCCAGTCCAAAGTCTGAGATTTTGGCATCGTAATTCTGTGTGATTAAATTCAaaacaatatattataattagATCCAAGATCATATGTTAGTAATTAATACATCAAACTTCGTTATAAACAGTatacaaatttatattatattatggttagaatttataaatttatatatatatatataccgcATCAAGCAGGATGTTTGAGGATTTGAAATCACGATGGATGACTTTTTGGCCATGCAAATACGCCAATCCCTTAGCTGCATCCAGAGCAATTTTCATTCGCAACTTCCATGAAAGTGGTTGAGACCCAGATCCTCCTGAAATTAAAATTACTCATTTTCTTAACATTTTCCTATATTGATTTGGAAATTAACATAAAATCTAACCAATCTTAATCTTGATGCTGTTTacgttttatgatttttttatctgTCGATTCCATAACAAAAGTGATGCTCTAAACTTTTTCTAACTTGTTCTTACTTTACTTGATAGATTTAATAGATACAAAACTAAGAATTTAGAGATGaaatagattaaatttataatttaacgtTTTTCGTACCAAGGTGGTAGTTAAATCTAAATGATAAAAGGAATGAATGGAGGAAGATGAATTTAGGAGGTTGACTCACTTCCAAAAAGGTGATTGTCCAAGCTGCCTCTTGACATGAACTCATAAGCAAGAAGTTGATCCTCATTCTCCAAGCAATAACCGATCAGTTTCACCAAATTAGGATGATGCAACTGCCCCAAATAGTTTATTTCCGTCTATAATCAACAAAATTCCAACATTACCCCCACATTAAtacaaataattgaaaattttaaactatattttactAGACTAATTACTTGGATGATGCATTCCATTCTCGCCACacaccaaaaataaaaaaatattttttttgtcacaTGACAAATTATGATTAGAGAATTTGGTAGAATGTACAAAGATAGGTGCTATCCAAAATGCATCTAAGAATTTCTCGTTTTTAAATGAAAACATTAAGAGAGCGTTTGGAAcgttgagttggttattatagtcaaTAAGTTATAGTAATTTGTGTTTATAGtgcatattattttagtttgggttctattttaattgagtaggaatagtaaacactataataaagaaaatgagaataaaAGAGTGAACACGGATAAAAAGTGacttgaaatattaatattgtagTTAATTGTGAGTTATAATAGTTGGAACCATGACTATTATAATTGGTGTCCTAAACATGGGGTGAGTTACTTCGCTCAAACATCCTCTAAATagtaatttggttaaaaatcaattttcgtccctaaactttcataaaagtaataattgagtttttgaattttgatttgtaacaatttattctatatattttcaattttgtaataatttagtccttagACTTTACTATGTAAAATTTAGtcattgtattttaaaaatcGTAACGacattgtattttaaaaatcGTAACGAGTTAGTCC
This DNA window, taken from Benincasa hispida cultivar B227 chromosome 6, ASM972705v1, whole genome shotgun sequence, encodes the following:
- the LOC120079531 gene encoding receptor-like cytoplasmic kinase 176 yields the protein MGSCVSVVALENRTPSCVNSNGSSSSASVHPSPRTEDEILQSPNLKRFCFNELKKATGNFRQGSMVGEGGFGSVFKGWIDQQSFTATKPGSGIAIAVKRHNQDGFQGHNEWLTEINYLGQLHHPNLVKLIGYCLENEDQLLAYEFMSRGSLDNHLFGRGSGSQPLSWKLRMKIALDAAKGLAYLHGQKVIHRDFKSSNILLDANYDAKISDFGLAKDGPVGNQSHVSTRCMGTYGYAAPEYMATGHLTPKSDVYSFGAVLLEILCGRRALDTTKPPREQNLVEWAKPNISNRRIMRIMDSRIAGDQCGVKKAITTAKLAFKCLSEDPKHRPSMYQVVTDLEQLQDFESHLI